The segment CCATAATTACCTTTGCACCATAAACCCACTGGTCCTCAGATATACCCGCACAATTTATGCGCTTTGTGAATTCCACAGCATGAGATGTATTGAAGCCAATTATTCCAATTCTTATCAATTTATACACCACCAGATATATCAATATTTCAATGATTAACTCTCTTAAGTTTTACTGAGACATCCAGTGAAAGATAGAGAATAATCCGCCAATTGGATATAATAAAAGTCCAAAATTCAGAAAGCAAACACTTTTAGGAAGTCTCAAAGATTCTCTTTCACATAGACTAGGGTGAGAATTTAGGTGAAAGAGTTTTGAACTGCTTTATGGGCATTTTTTGCGTCCAAAAATTTGTTACTTGATCGAAGAGGTTCGAAGAAAACTTCGCCGATAGATACAAAATTTATCCGAAAAAGAATCTAGTAGAGCAGGTGAACGTTTCCCAGCTTCACATTTCTAAGATATCTTTTAGCTATGTTGTAGCATTCGTAAGCTTGTTTCCTGCTGGTTGTCGGCAGGTCGTTCATGACATATTGCGGGTAGAAGGCAAGTAAAGTGTATGGGATATTAGGATCGATGTCTGATATGAATCTAGCTATCTCCTCAACCTCGGATGAATCTATATATCCTGGAATTAAAAGGGTGCTGGCCGTTAATACTGGAACCTCGCTCCTTTCTCTAAAGTATTTT is part of the Candidatus Bathyarchaeia archaeon genome and harbors:
- a CDS encoding radical SAM protein, with protein sequence KAAELSLKSGGIVKFDLKAWNENIYRALCGTSNKPSFENFRIIGEKYFRERSEVPVLTASTLLIPGYIDSSEVEEIARFISDIDPNIPYTLLAFYPQYVMNDLPTTSRKQAYECYNIAKRYLRNVKLGNVHLLY